One genomic window of Desulfuromonas sp. AOP6 includes the following:
- a CDS encoding P-II family nitrogen regulator yields MKKIECIIKPFKLEDVKSALSDLGISGMTVSEVRGFGRQKGHTELYRGAEYQIDFIPKVKIELVVASEQVATVVDAVQRAAVTGRIGDGKIFVIDVEESIRIRTGETGADSL; encoded by the coding sequence ATGAAAAAGATCGAATGCATCATCAAGCCTTTCAAACTCGAAGACGTCAAGAGCGCGCTATCGGACCTGGGGATTTCAGGTATGACGGTCAGTGAGGTCCGGGGGTTTGGCCGCCAGAAGGGGCACACGGAGCTCTACCGTGGCGCTGAATACCAGATCGATTTTATCCCCAAGGTGAAGATTGAACTGGTTGTTGCCTCCGAACAGGTTGCCACGGTAGTTGATGCCGTTCAGAGGGCCGCGGTGACCGGGCGCATAGGGGATGGTAAAATATTTGTTATCGATGTGGAAGAGTCCATCCGGATTCGCACCGGGGAAACCGGCGCCGACTCTCTGTAA
- a CDS encoding TraB/GumN family protein has protein sequence MSENTVSDTTIIQVDGKEILLVGTAHISQESVETVRRVIEEQAPDTVCVELDSQRYQSLKDPNRWHSLNLIQVLKKGQGPFLLANLVLASFQKRMGLQTGVKPGAELAEAASLAEEKGLTVRLVDRDIRTTLLRAWRKTGLWKKMQLVSTMLASLFDNQKLDEEELARLRQTDTLSAMLDEMATVLPSVKTILVDERDLYMAHHIRQAPGEKIVAVVGAAHLPGIIRHLNSENTLSEVIAEISTIPSKSGFSKFVPWLIPIIVAGLFVVGFFFGDRERIAGTALAWVLANGLLASFGTLLALGHPLTILAAFVAAPITSLNPTIGAGFVTGLVQAFVAPPSVRDMENVSDDLATLRGWWRNRMTRVLLVFLFSSLGSAIGTVVAFRWLKNLF, from the coding sequence ATGTCCGAAAACACTGTCTCCGATACCACCATCATCCAGGTGGACGGCAAGGAGATCCTCCTTGTCGGAACCGCCCATATCTCCCAGGAATCTGTTGAAACCGTCCGCCGGGTCATTGAAGAACAAGCCCCCGACACGGTCTGTGTCGAACTCGATTCCCAACGCTATCAATCACTTAAAGATCCGAACCGCTGGCACTCCCTCAACCTGATTCAGGTTTTGAAAAAGGGCCAGGGACCTTTTCTGCTGGCCAACCTGGTGCTGGCCTCCTTTCAGAAGCGCATGGGATTACAGACAGGGGTCAAGCCCGGCGCCGAGCTGGCCGAGGCGGCATCCCTGGCCGAAGAAAAAGGCTTGACGGTGCGACTGGTGGACAGGGACATCCGGACGACGCTGTTGCGTGCCTGGCGAAAAACGGGACTCTGGAAAAAAATGCAGCTGGTGAGCACCATGCTGGCCAGCCTCTTTGACAACCAGAAACTGGATGAAGAGGAACTGGCCCGCCTGCGCCAGACCGATACCCTTTCCGCCATGCTTGACGAGATGGCCACCGTGCTCCCTTCGGTCAAAACCATTCTGGTCGATGAGCGCGACCTCTACATGGCTCACCATATCCGACAGGCCCCGGGAGAGAAAATTGTCGCCGTGGTGGGAGCCGCTCACCTTCCCGGAATCATTCGGCACCTGAACAGCGAAAATACACTGTCCGAGGTTATCGCGGAAATATCCACCATTCCATCCAAGTCGGGATTCTCGAAATTTGTGCCCTGGCTTATTCCCATCATTGTGGCGGGGCTGTTTGTCGTCGGCTTTTTTTTTGGTGACCGGGAAAGGATAGCGGGAACCGCCCTGGCCTGGGTACTGGCCAACGGCCTGCTGGCCTCTTTTGGCACTTTGCTGGCGCTGGGACATCCGCTGACGATTCTTGCTGCCTTTGTAGCCGCCCCGATCACATCCCTCAACCCGACCATCGGTGCCGGCTTCGTCACCGGGCTGGTACAGGCCTTCGTCGCGCCCCCGTCGGTCCGCGACATGGAGAATGTCAGCGACGACCTGGCCACCCTGCGCGGCTGGTGGAGAAACCGCATGACCCGCGTTTTGCTCGTTTTCCTCTTTTCCTCCCTGGGCTCGGCCATTGGAACGGTGGTGGCCTTTCGCTGGCTCAAAAACCTGTTCTAG
- a CDS encoding L,D-transpeptidase family protein, whose product MSRIFPVFILVVVLAVPSWALEQTSARALVPELNLWLQPESLAMTGIRMPEAVSDFYRASDEGAAWTDGLSVGPQAHELLEVIRGAAEEGLCPEDYHLLELESLFRYEEDCRRHELTPAAEWLARLDIVLTDAFLLYATHQIQGRLDPVTLHNGWKASPRKADVAKLLRYALTTGRTGRVLAELAPTAPGYVRLREQLTALRLVAAEGLREPFPTGRTLRPGDVDPHIRLLKQRLFESGDLAGFDEANASILDRDTVTALRRWQVRHGLTSDGVLGPRTRTELRVPITVRIRQIERNLERWRWLPKSLGGRYILVNIADFALQVVEEGVPVMTMPVIVGTSYRKTPVFSGRMTYLEFAPYWYVPPTILREDKLPLIKVDPTWMERNHYEIIPASKETVRQLEVSEVDWKDIHAENFPGILRMKPGPWNPLGRVKFMFPNPYAVYLHDTPDRHLFMRSERSFSSGCIRIERPLDLAQYLLEGRGWNCDEIIDLLQGDHPLRVNLPEAIPVHLLYFTAWVDYAGTLHYRKDPYWRDLGLEDALQGFPEKTFSAEARTGF is encoded by the coding sequence ATGTCCCGGATTTTTCCCGTGTTCATTCTTGTTGTAGTCCTTGCTGTTCCGTCCTGGGCACTGGAGCAGACTTCTGCCCGGGCACTCGTCCCCGAGTTGAACCTCTGGCTGCAGCCGGAATCCTTGGCCATGACAGGTATTCGGATGCCGGAAGCTGTCTCGGATTTTTACCGTGCGAGCGATGAGGGGGCTGCCTGGACGGATGGTTTGTCAGTGGGGCCACAGGCCCATGAGCTTCTTGAGGTTATCCGGGGGGCTGCTGAAGAAGGGCTTTGCCCGGAAGATTATCATCTTCTCGAACTGGAGAGTCTTTTTCGGTATGAAGAGGATTGTCGGCGGCATGAGCTGACGCCGGCGGCCGAGTGGCTGGCGCGTCTCGATATTGTGCTCACCGATGCTTTTCTGCTCTATGCCACCCATCAGATCCAGGGACGTCTTGACCCCGTCACCCTCCATAATGGCTGGAAAGCGTCGCCGCGAAAAGCGGATGTGGCCAAGCTTCTTCGCTATGCTTTGACCACGGGCCGTACCGGCCGCGTTCTGGCTGAGTTGGCTCCGACGGCGCCAGGTTATGTTCGTTTGCGGGAACAGCTCACTGCATTACGCCTGGTGGCTGCCGAGGGATTGAGGGAGCCTTTCCCCACGGGACGCACATTGCGCCCTGGTGATGTCGATCCGCATATCCGCCTTTTGAAGCAACGCCTGTTTGAAAGTGGTGATCTTGCAGGCTTCGATGAAGCGAACGCCAGCATCCTGGACCGTGACACGGTCACAGCCCTGCGCCGCTGGCAGGTCCGGCACGGCTTGACGTCTGACGGCGTTCTGGGACCGCGCACACGGACGGAACTCCGTGTGCCGATTACCGTACGGATACGGCAGATTGAGAGGAACCTGGAGCGCTGGCGCTGGCTACCGAAGAGTCTGGGGGGGCGCTATATCCTTGTCAATATCGCCGACTTTGCCCTGCAGGTGGTCGAAGAGGGCGTTCCCGTCATGACCATGCCTGTTATCGTGGGGACTTCTTACCGAAAAACCCCCGTTTTTTCAGGGCGAATGACCTATCTGGAGTTTGCTCCCTACTGGTATGTCCCCCCGACTATTCTGCGCGAGGACAAGCTTCCCCTGATCAAGGTCGATCCCACCTGGATGGAAAGGAACCACTACGAAATAATTCCCGCTTCGAAAGAGACCGTCAGGCAGTTGGAGGTCAGCGAGGTGGACTGGAAAGATATTCATGCGGAGAACTTTCCCGGCATTCTGCGCATGAAGCCAGGGCCTTGGAATCCCCTGGGGAGGGTAAAATTCATGTTCCCCAATCCTTATGCCGTCTATCTGCACGACACCCCGGATCGTCATCTCTTCATGCGGTCAGAACGTTCCTTCAGTTCCGGCTGCATTCGTATTGAACGGCCTCTGGATCTGGCGCAATATCTGCTGGAGGGGAGGGGGTGGAATTGTGACGAAATAATCGATCTGCTCCAGGGGGATCACCCCCTGCGCGTCAATCTGCCCGAGGCGATCCCGGTGCATCTTCTTTATTTTACCGCCTGGGTAGACTACGCAGGCACACTTCATTACCGCAAAGATCCCTACTGGCGTGACCTGGGGCTGGAGGATGCGTTGCAGGGGTTCCCAGAAAAAACTTTTTCCGCAGAGGCTAGAACAGGTTTTTGA
- a CDS encoding ATP-binding protein: MASRSGVQQEKLMKALVDIGQELTSTLELDELLDRLLRISREIFCYQNAIIRLVDFERGVLETVASYGYTAEAISQQIHLGQGVMGKAALQGKPVLVEDVRDLPSYIPGISGARSELAAPMLVKDKVIGVFSVESHRAGAFTEDDIGPLMTVASFAAIAIDNARLYARLKEVSGRYQNLHQFNRRILQSVSLGIYTVDEQKRITSWNQRMEEMSGVSAEQALGQDVFKLFPSLEEEGFASRLRRVLRRGEPERLRLIHRNQAGQLRVQKRRLAPLKEGERTVGVVVIVEDITEFKRLLDQTIQSEKLAEIGRLTAGIAHEINNPLSVLSYAAQLLRREEGLSPFQREMVERVESEVERLAALTGSLLSFSSDRDTRLRQVDVNEVVQDVMRLMRHEMQRQMIRLDESYGELSLIQADPNKLKQVLINLVMNAVQAMEGVGTLTITTRMRGADEVEILVQDTGPGIPPSVQQRIFEPFFTTKKEGEGSGLGLYICRNILLEHKGRLAVESEPGQGTTFTLTLPSR; the protein is encoded by the coding sequence ATGGCATCCAGAAGTGGCGTACAGCAGGAGAAGTTGATGAAAGCCTTGGTGGATATCGGGCAGGAACTGACATCCACACTGGAGCTTGACGAGCTTCTCGACCGGCTGCTGCGCATCTCCCGCGAAATTTTCTGTTACCAGAACGCGATTATCCGTCTGGTCGATTTCGAGCGAGGTGTTCTGGAGACGGTGGCCTCCTATGGTTACACTGCAGAGGCCATCAGTCAGCAGATTCACCTTGGTCAGGGGGTCATGGGCAAGGCGGCGCTGCAGGGCAAACCCGTTTTGGTTGAAGATGTCCGCGACCTGCCTTCGTATATCCCTGGCATCTCGGGGGCCCGGAGCGAGTTGGCGGCGCCCATGCTGGTCAAGGACAAGGTTATCGGTGTTTTCAGTGTCGAGAGTCACAGGGCTGGCGCCTTCACTGAGGACGATATAGGCCCTCTCATGACCGTGGCCAGCTTTGCTGCCATTGCCATCGATAACGCGCGCCTCTACGCCCGTCTGAAAGAAGTGTCCGGCCGCTATCAGAATTTGCACCAGTTCAATCGACGCATTCTGCAGAGTGTCAGCCTCGGAATATACACCGTCGATGAACAAAAACGCATCACCTCATGGAATCAACGGATGGAAGAGATGAGCGGCGTATCGGCTGAGCAGGCCTTGGGGCAGGATGTCTTCAAGCTCTTTCCCTCCCTTGAAGAAGAAGGGTTCGCCTCCCGGCTCCGCCGCGTGCTGCGACGGGGTGAGCCCGAGCGCCTGCGCCTGATTCATCGCAACCAGGCCGGACAGTTGCGGGTTCAGAAAAGACGGCTGGCCCCCTTGAAGGAAGGGGAGCGAACTGTGGGTGTGGTGGTGATTGTCGAGGATATCACCGAGTTCAAGCGCCTGCTCGACCAGACGATTCAGTCCGAAAAGCTGGCAGAAATTGGTCGACTCACGGCCGGAATCGCCCATGAAATCAACAATCCGCTCTCGGTCCTGTCCTATGCCGCCCAGCTCCTCCGGCGCGAGGAAGGGCTGTCGCCCTTTCAGCGGGAAATGGTGGAAAGAGTCGAGAGTGAAGTGGAACGGCTGGCCGCGCTCACCGGTAGCCTTCTTTCCTTTTCCAGCGACCGCGACACGCGTCTTCGACAGGTGGACGTCAATGAAGTCGTGCAGGATGTCATGCGTTTAATGCGCCACGAGATGCAGCGCCAGATGATCCGCCTGGACGAATCCTACGGCGAACTGTCGCTGATTCAGGCGGACCCCAACAAGCTCAAACAGGTGTTGATCAACCTGGTCATGAATGCGGTGCAGGCCATGGAAGGCGTCGGGACTTTGACTATTACGACCCGGATGCGTGGGGCGGATGAAGTGGAGATTCTTGTCCAGGATACGGGTCCCGGCATACCCCCGTCGGTGCAGCAACGAATCTTCGAGCCTTTTTTTACGACCAAGAAAGAGGGGGAAGGCTCCGGGCTCGGTCTTTACATCTGCCGCAATATCCTGTTGGAGCACAAAGGTCGCCTGGCCGTTGAGAGCGAACCGGGGCAGGGGACAACTTTTACCCTGACCCTCCCCTCCCGTTAG